A region of Chitinophaga horti DNA encodes the following proteins:
- a CDS encoding gamma-glutamylcyclotransferase family protein: protein MYYFAYGSNMFTYRLEKRIGKVQVIGIASLPKYKLALHKVSKDGSTKANAFYTGKQEDILQGILFDIDETRKPKLDKEEGLGKGYHEAEVNVLLIGTETEVQAFTYIADTIDESGEILPYDWYMDFIVAGAEEHHLSDAYIKLIKSLPYSTDSDMNRASLNRYIIKEAGYIRKSLSPFFASIAEMEKSKDVEIQIAGSVFNKRIIKISKTDGVFEFQTTTVIEAGKQTHKELSVRGKHLNLSEKNDVKWVVDGKHFLINNIGYDHDNMVKVISGEINAFATSLLKDDDRSYYRLAIPSKNRLRLERDFFGLPFICDYRLFGGLIKVSISGNEFQLFQVEKDGIYYIFIDVLHEIPFKDFQVSANCVLMSYAFLCGYYPGEEGYFFSCKDSNLTAPTNTSFFKLGEGVEDQYIAFTTNPYWGIDMESRDLHHEGAEEERGKLYGNINPIAPEVFARICELAYTDDHLQRAMVLLIRNQNATLEIKIPTQYVTIEAIANALSKNNKSLKPIEDDMLAKKLISQLSAVVDAFIAENPTLTKDALSPYYRKIEAINAPPNVDKLSKAFEIVGYTVSSEEKKILNDRNRYLHGGAHTFGSMEKDFKEFFS, encoded by the coding sequence ATGTACTATTTTGCTTATGGTTCAAATATGTTCACCTACCGTCTTGAAAAACGTATCGGTAAAGTGCAGGTGATTGGTATTGCAAGCCTACCCAAATATAAACTCGCGTTGCACAAGGTTTCCAAAGATGGTTCTACCAAAGCAAATGCCTTCTACACTGGCAAACAGGAAGATATACTACAAGGTATTTTGTTTGACATTGATGAAACCAGGAAACCTAAGTTGGACAAAGAAGAGGGATTGGGAAAAGGTTACCATGAGGCCGAGGTCAACGTCCTATTAATAGGTACAGAGACTGAAGTGCAGGCATTTACCTATATTGCTGATACTATCGATGAGTCGGGCGAAATTCTTCCTTATGACTGGTACATGGATTTCATTGTTGCGGGAGCGGAAGAGCATCATCTTTCGGACGCATATATCAAACTCATCAAAAGTCTTCCTTATTCCACCGATAGTGACATGAACCGTGCAAGTCTCAACCGCTACATCATAAAGGAAGCAGGATACATCCGTAAATCACTGAGTCCCTTTTTTGCATCTATTGCAGAAATGGAAAAGAGCAAAGATGTCGAAATTCAAATAGCAGGGTCTGTTTTCAACAAAAGAATAATCAAGATCTCAAAAACAGATGGTGTTTTTGAATTTCAGACCACTACCGTTATTGAAGCGGGCAAACAAACCCACAAAGAGCTTTCAGTAAGGGGCAAACACTTAAATTTATCGGAAAAAAATGATGTGAAATGGGTTGTTGACGGAAAACATTTCCTGATTAACAACATTGGTTACGACCATGATAATATGGTTAAGGTGATTTCAGGCGAAATCAATGCTTTTGCAACTTCACTACTGAAAGATGATGACAGGTCTTATTATCGGCTTGCGATACCCTCCAAGAACCGCCTGCGATTGGAAAGGGATTTTTTTGGCCTACCGTTTATATGTGACTACCGACTTTTCGGTGGGCTCATAAAAGTGTCTATATCGGGAAATGAATTCCAACTGTTCCAGGTCGAGAAAGACGGGATTTATTATATATTCATTGATGTGCTGCACGAAATACCGTTCAAGGATTTCCAGGTAAGTGCCAACTGCGTATTAATGTCTTACGCATTCCTGTGTGGTTATTACCCTGGGGAAGAAGGATACTTTTTCTCCTGTAAGGATTCCAATCTAACGGCACCAACCAATACTTCTTTCTTCAAACTTGGGGAAGGTGTTGAAGACCAATACATCGCTTTCACAACAAATCCTTATTGGGGAATAGACATGGAAAGTCGGGACCTGCATCATGAGGGTGCTGAAGAGGAAAGGGGGAAATTATATGGCAATATCAATCCCATTGCGCCGGAGGTGTTTGCCAGGATATGCGAATTAGCCTATACAGATGACCATTTACAAAGAGCCATGGTCCTCCTGATACGTAACCAGAACGCGACGCTCGAAATAAAAATCCCCACTCAATACGTGACCATTGAAGCCATAGCTAACGCACTGTCAAAAAACAATAAATCATTAAAACCAATAGAGGACGACATGCTTGCAAAAAAGTTGATTAGTCAACTTTCCGCCGTAGTGGATGCTTTCATTGCAGAGAACCCCACTTTGACAAAGGACGCACTAAGCCCATACTATAGAAAAATTGAAGCTATCAATGCACCGCCGAATGTCGATAAGCTAAGCAAGGCATTTGAAATTGTGGGATACACAGTTTCAAGCGAAGAGAAGAAAATCCTGAATGACCGCAATAGGTACCTGCATGGAGGGGCGCATACATTCGGCAGCATGGAAAAGGACTTCAAGGAATTTTTTTCCTGA